One region of Streptomyces capillispiralis genomic DNA includes:
- a CDS encoding N-acetylmuramoyl-L-alanine amidase, whose amino-acid sequence MREPATEPGRAAGSSRRARRGAVRALAAAALTLPLLGVAPSEAGLPDTAGLQNAFTAAAAEYDVPRSVLLGVSYLQSRWDAHGGAPSVTGGYGPMHLTDAEAALAASEHHAEGTEDPRGDDARPPLRPGAGAPRTGELPARLTTLPRAARLTGLSPERLREDPAANLAGGAALLAEAQRRLGGPPSDDPADWYGAVALFSGADDTASAAAYADEVFEVIRSGGARVTDAGQQVALAPRPDLAPDVAALDRAGLRTGSAAGTECPRTVSCEWIPAPYEEFGDGDYGNHDLGDRPASQPIRYIVVHDTEGAWEGVLDMVQDPTYVSWQYSLRSTDGHIAQHVKAKDVAWHAGNWYVNAGSIGLEHEGFLAEPDAWYTEAMYRSSARLVKYLAKKHGIPLDRQHVLGHDTVPGPTSGTIPGMHTDPGPYWDWAHYFELLGRPFEATAGKHSGVVTIRPDYSANRPVFTGCEGAGEPCTTHGSSAVRLYSDHDESAPLIRDIGLGRAPTTGVNDLSSRVSTGQRYAVADRWGDWTAIWYLGQKAWFRNPARQPAAVPSKGLVVTPREGVDSVPVYGRAYPEKEAYPAGVPAQPVTPLPYTLPKGQKYVTGGKVPGEYYYAVTFDEASHRVVTGEDLYYEIQFGHRVGFVRAADVTVTSS is encoded by the coding sequence TTGCGAGAACCCGCCACCGAACCCGGCCGTGCGGCCGGGTCGTCTCGACGCGCCCGCCGGGGTGCCGTCCGCGCCCTGGCCGCGGCCGCGCTGACGCTTCCGCTGCTGGGCGTGGCTCCGTCCGAGGCCGGACTGCCGGACACCGCCGGGCTCCAGAATGCGTTCACCGCGGCGGCCGCCGAGTACGACGTGCCGCGCAGCGTGCTGCTGGGCGTCTCCTACCTGCAGTCCCGCTGGGACGCGCACGGCGGCGCCCCGAGTGTGACCGGCGGCTACGGCCCGATGCACCTGACGGACGCCGAGGCCGCGCTCGCCGCGTCGGAGCACCACGCGGAGGGCACCGAGGACCCCCGCGGTGACGACGCCCGCCCGCCGCTGCGTCCCGGGGCGGGGGCGCCGCGCACCGGCGAACTCCCGGCGCGGCTGACCACCTTGCCGAGGGCGGCCCGGCTGACCGGGCTGAGCCCCGAGCGCCTGCGCGAGGACCCGGCGGCGAACCTGGCGGGCGGCGCCGCGCTGCTGGCCGAGGCGCAGCGGCGGCTGGGCGGGCCGCCGAGCGACGACCCGGCGGACTGGTACGGGGCGGTGGCGCTGTTCTCCGGCGCCGACGACACGGCCTCGGCCGCCGCGTACGCCGACGAGGTGTTCGAGGTGATCCGCTCCGGCGGGGCACGGGTCACGGACGCCGGGCAGCAGGTCGCCCTGGCTCCCCGCCCGGACCTCGCGCCCGACGTCGCGGCGTTGGACCGCGCCGGGCTGCGCACCGGCTCCGCCGCGGGGACGGAGTGCCCGAGGACGGTGTCCTGCGAATGGATCCCCGCGCCGTACGAGGAGTTCGGGGACGGCGACTACGGCAACCACGACCTGGGCGACCGGCCGGCCTCGCAACCCATCCGGTACATCGTCGTCCACGACACGGAGGGCGCCTGGGAGGGCGTGCTCGACATGGTCCAGGACCCCACCTACGTGTCCTGGCAGTACAGCCTGCGCTCCACGGACGGTCACATCGCCCAGCACGTGAAGGCGAAGGACGTGGCCTGGCACGCGGGCAACTGGTACGTCAACGCCGGGTCGATCGGCCTGGAGCACGAGGGTTTCCTGGCCGAGCCCGACGCCTGGTACACGGAGGCCATGTACCGCTCGTCGGCGCGGCTGGTGAAGTACCTCGCCAAGAAGCACGGCATTCCGCTGGACCGGCAGCACGTCCTCGGCCACGACACGGTGCCCGGCCCGACCTCGGGGACCATCCCCGGGATGCACACCGACCCGGGCCCCTACTGGGACTGGGCGCACTACTTCGAACTGCTGGGCCGCCCCTTCGAGGCCACGGCCGGCAAGCACTCCGGCGTCGTGACGATCCGGCCGGACTACTCCGCCAACCGGCCGGTCTTCACCGGCTGCGAGGGCGCCGGCGAGCCCTGCACGACGCACGGGTCGAGCGCGGTGCGCCTGTACTCCGACCACGACGAGAGCGCGCCCCTGATCAGGGACATCGGCCTCGGCAGGGCCCCGACCACGGGGGTGAACGACCTGTCCTCGCGGGTGTCCACCGGCCAGCGGTACGCGGTCGCCGACCGCTGGGGCGACTGGACCGCCATCTGGTACCTGGGCCAGAAGGCGTGGTTCAGGAACCCGGCGCGGCAGCCGGCCGCGGTGCCCTCGAAGGGATTGGTCGTGACCCCGCGGGAGGGGGTCGACTCGGTTCCGGTGTACGGGCGCGCCTACCCGGAGAAGGAGGCCTACCCGGCGGGGGTCCCGGCGCAGCCGGTGACGCCGCTGCCGTACACCCTGCCCAAGGGCCAGAAGTACGTCACCGGCGGCAAGGTGCCCGGTGAGTACTACTACGCGGTGACCTTCGACGAGGCCTCGCACCGGGTGGTGACCGGCGAGGACCTGTACTACGAGATCCAGTTCGGCCACCGGGTCGGCTTCGTGCGGGCGGCGGACGTGACGGTGACGTCGTCGTAG
- a CDS encoding aminoglycoside phosphotransferase family protein codes for MYAASSSVSAPPRPLRPRPSDNGPYLAPARPAPPVLGAGNVRRTAGPGTQPLSGRLDLSGPQGAQLRTAIASVHRICPEFTPVQVLRRTGRSVLLVGSAGRNTAVAKCLLDHSPAWSERIRHEIAAYRSFVRHRPPVRAPRLIAADPDNCTLVIERLPGRVAALQRHPVEAPPRADIRAALGAICRLNSWRPPAGTFDAPLDYAARISRYHELGLLTDRDLGDLQKLLHGIAQAAGRQGMGQFCHGDALLSNILISPAGPVLVDWEHAGWYLPGYDLATLWSVLGEAPAARRQISQIAQSAGPASRDAFLVNLMLVLTREIRTYETAVQRSMQDAAPAAAHPGGTASGEEQRLLLRRLHDDCQLARRAVRAAVGTR; via the coding sequence ATGTACGCAGCATCGTCCTCCGTGTCCGCCCCGCCCCGGCCGCTGCGTCCGCGTCCGTCGGACAACGGCCCCTACCTCGCCCCCGCCCGCCCGGCGCCCCCCGTGCTCGGCGCGGGCAACGTACGGCGCACCGCGGGACCGGGCACCCAGCCGCTCAGCGGAAGGCTCGACCTGTCCGGCCCCCAGGGCGCCCAGCTGCGCACGGCGATCGCGTCGGTGCACCGCATCTGTCCGGAGTTCACCCCGGTGCAGGTGCTGCGCCGCACCGGCCGGTCCGTCCTCCTGGTCGGTTCCGCCGGCCGGAACACCGCGGTCGCCAAGTGCTTACTGGACCACTCCCCGGCGTGGAGCGAGCGGATCCGCCATGAAATAGCGGCCTACCGCTCGTTCGTCCGGCACCGCCCGCCCGTGCGGGCGCCCCGGCTGATCGCAGCGGACCCGGACAACTGCACGCTGGTGATCGAGCGGCTGCCCGGCCGGGTGGCGGCCCTCCAGCGGCACCCGGTCGAGGCACCCCCGCGGGCGGACATCAGGGCGGCACTCGGCGCGATCTGCCGGTTGAACTCCTGGCGGCCGCCGGCCGGGACGTTCGACGCGCCGCTGGACTACGCGGCCCGCATCTCCCGCTACCACGAGCTGGGGCTGCTCACCGACCGGGACCTGGGTGACCTGCAGAAGCTGCTGCACGGCATCGCGCAGGCGGCCGGGCGGCAGGGCATGGGCCAGTTCTGCCACGGCGACGCCCTGCTGTCGAACATCCTGATCTCGCCGGCCGGTCCCGTGCTGGTGGACTGGGAGCACGCGGGCTGGTACCTGCCGGGGTACGACCTGGCGACCCTGTGGTCGGTCCTCGGGGAGGCGCCGGCGGCCCGGCGGCAGATCAGCCAGATCGCCCAGTCGGCCGGTCCCGCCTCGCGGGACGCGTTCCTGGTGAACCTGATGCTGGTGCTGACCCGGGAGATCCGCACCTACGAGACGGCCGTGCAGCGGTCGATGCAGGACGCGGCCCCGGCGGCGGCCCACCCGGGCGGCACCGCGTCCGGTGAGGAACAGCGGCTGCTGCTGCGGCGGCTGCACGACGACTGCCAGCTGGCCCGCCGGGCCGTGCGCGCGGCGGTCGGCACCCGCTGA
- a CDS encoding PP2C family protein-serine/threonine phosphatase: MPPHLSADRPAAQPPGRGPVDALISQTRRLKGEVDAVRRDTPADATDPGERWRRALYDLALHQLDDLDQHLAQLRDDPRAVPGPTGHDTAAPPAPRHGSLVSRVGSAEWNLLTDEVSWSAELYRILGRDPAAPPLTLDELPSLVLDEDRPGLTAMVTGCLVDARPIDGEFRVVRPGEGVRTVHMMGEPVLGADGSTASMWAVLRDVSELRRCRRAVSETRDSLHHQRHAAARTEHRLAVELQEAVLAPRRGPLRLPHGGSRTLDLAAAHLPPSADAPVGGDWYDALDLADGSTLLSVGELTGHGVGAATGMAMLLGAVRGMAMTGTAPGPLLACLNRLLDTAPQPALGSAVCLRYRPGTRSLVWAQAGHPAPLLFRGGTGRALDAPDGVLLGATSGASYGQAEETLEAGDLLLLHTDGLVPGHAGRSAVHRLLRLAPRFAGAATAQDCVRAVVREFGEGERQDDACVLVARVAS, translated from the coding sequence ATGCCGCCCCACCTCTCCGCGGACCGCCCCGCCGCGCAGCCGCCAGGACGCGGCCCGGTCGACGCGCTCATCTCGCAGACCCGGCGGCTCAAGGGCGAGGTGGACGCCGTACGGCGGGACACGCCCGCCGACGCGACCGACCCGGGCGAACGCTGGCGGCGCGCCCTGTACGACCTGGCGCTGCACCAGCTCGACGACCTGGACCAGCACCTGGCGCAACTGCGCGACGACCCGCGCGCCGTCCCCGGCCCGACCGGACACGACACCGCCGCACCCCCCGCGCCCCGGCACGGCTCCCTGGTCAGCCGGGTCGGCAGCGCCGAGTGGAACCTGCTGACGGACGAGGTCAGCTGGTCCGCGGAGCTGTACCGCATCCTGGGCCGCGACCCGGCCGCTCCCCCGCTCACCCTGGACGAACTGCCCTCGCTGGTGCTCGACGAGGACCGGCCGGGGCTGACCGCGATGGTCACGGGCTGCCTGGTCGACGCCCGGCCCATCGACGGGGAGTTCCGCGTCGTACGCCCGGGCGAGGGCGTACGGACCGTGCACATGATGGGCGAACCGGTGCTCGGCGCCGACGGCAGTACCGCCTCGATGTGGGCCGTACTGCGCGACGTCAGCGAACTGCGCCGCTGCCGGCGGGCGGTGAGCGAGACCCGTGACTCGCTGCACCACCAGCGGCACGCCGCCGCGCGGACCGAGCACCGGCTCGCGGTCGAGCTGCAGGAGGCCGTGCTGGCACCACGGCGCGGCCCCCTGCGGCTCCCGCACGGCGGATCGCGGACCCTGGACCTGGCCGCCGCCCATCTGCCGCCGTCGGCCGACGCGCCGGTCGGCGGCGACTGGTACGACGCCCTCGACCTGGCCGACGGTTCGACGCTGCTCAGCGTCGGCGAGCTGACCGGCCACGGCGTCGGCGCGGCCACGGGCATGGCGATGCTGCTCGGCGCCGTGCGCGGCATGGCGATGACCGGCACCGCGCCCGGCCCGCTGCTGGCCTGCCTCAACCGCCTGCTGGACACCGCGCCGCAGCCGGCCCTGGGCAGCGCCGTCTGTCTGCGCTACCGGCCCGGGACCCGCTCACTGGTGTGGGCGCAGGCGGGACACCCCGCCCCGCTGCTGTTCCGCGGCGGGACGGGGCGTGCGCTGGACGCGCCGGACGGCGTGCTGCTCGGGGCCACCTCGGGAGCCTCCTACGGGCAGGCCGAGGAGACCCTCGAAGCCGGTGACCTGCTGCTGCTGCACACCGACGGGCTGGTGCCCGGGCACGCCGGAAGAAGCGCCGTGCACCGGCTCCTCCGCCTGGCACCCCGGTTCGCCGGGGCCGCCACCGCACAGGACTGCGTCCGGGCGGTCGTACGGGAGTTCGGAGAAGGGGAGCGCCAGGACGACGCCTGTGTGCTCGTGGCCCGGGTCGCCTCGTAA
- a CDS encoding chemotaxis protein, translated as MEHDLSPTTLAELRRPRPYPAVSVLTPTHRREPLSTQDAVRLRNVVAEAKKKLEADPAVTRDRRTDVARQLDRALAEVDLAHSEDGLVIFAAPGEHQVWSLARPVPERVVLSDTFLTRNLVSAHTAERPFWVLSVSADRVTLWSGGADRVTEERAGGFPLTRQAPNFDPERQERIGDQPSAFRDEGTRRFLRDADIAMGKLLRDHPRPLYVTGEPAALSLLCEAGSVARDAVHVPHGGLAHGTHEAVWQAVRPVLEEEARKSTEDVARSLESARGRKEFAAGVDELWQSAREGRVRLLAVEENYRIAVRDAGDHLVIAEDGDLDAREDIVDEIVEQCLETGAEVRFVPDGTLGDADGMAAVLRY; from the coding sequence ATGGAGCACGATCTGAGTCCCACGACCCTTGCCGAGCTTCGCCGCCCGCGCCCCTACCCCGCGGTGTCCGTGCTGACGCCGACACACCGGCGCGAGCCCCTCAGCACCCAGGACGCGGTCCGGCTGCGCAACGTGGTGGCCGAGGCCAAGAAGAAGCTGGAGGCCGATCCGGCGGTCACCCGGGACCGGCGCACCGACGTGGCCCGGCAGCTCGACCGGGCCCTGGCCGAGGTGGACCTCGCGCACTCCGAGGACGGCCTGGTCATCTTCGCCGCCCCCGGCGAGCACCAGGTGTGGTCGCTCGCCCGTCCCGTGCCCGAGCGGGTGGTCCTCTCCGACACCTTCCTGACCCGCAACCTGGTGTCGGCCCACACGGCGGAACGGCCCTTCTGGGTGCTGTCCGTCTCCGCCGACCGGGTCACCCTGTGGAGCGGAGGCGCGGACCGGGTCACCGAGGAACGCGCCGGCGGCTTCCCGCTCACCCGTCAGGCACCGAACTTCGACCCCGAGCGGCAGGAGCGGATCGGCGACCAGCCGAGCGCCTTCCGGGACGAGGGCACCCGCCGGTTCCTGCGCGACGCGGACATCGCGATGGGCAAGCTCCTGCGCGACCACCCGCGGCCGCTGTACGTCACCGGTGAGCCCGCCGCCCTGTCCCTGCTGTGCGAGGCCGGCAGTGTGGCCAGGGACGCGGTGCACGTCCCGCACGGCGGGCTGGCGCACGGCACCCACGAGGCGGTGTGGCAGGCCGTGCGGCCGGTGCTCGAGGAGGAGGCCCGCAAGAGCACCGAGGACGTGGCCCGGTCCCTGGAATCGGCGCGGGGGCGCAAGGAGTTCGCGGCCGGGGTGGACGAGCTGTGGCAGAGCGCCCGGGAGGGGCGCGTCCGGCTGCTGGCCGTCGAGGAGAACTACCGGATCGCGGTCCGTGACGCCGGCGACCACCTCGTCATCGCCGAGGACGGCGACCTCGACGCCCGCGAGGACATCGTGGACGAGATCGTCGAGCAGTGCCTGGAGACCGGCGCCGAGGTCCGCTTCGTTCCGGACGGCACCCTCGGGGACGCGGACGGGATGGCGGCCGTACTGCGCTACTAG
- a CDS encoding alpha/beta hydrolase yields MLAKLSVRPSARHRAVRPSVRRCAATGAVGLALLGTGLAATGRADADLDRFYDQKIKWAACGTASELPRDLQCGSITVPLDYARPEKGALALALARYRASDDPRGSVLVNFGGPGSSGVLGLAHGRKDFLDLTDDYDVVSFDPRGVGRSSPVSCGADATNEALEATDGEEMSDPRETLRQLREVAAECAENSGPVLAHIGTVNVARDLDVMRHVLGDSKLNYLGFSYGTRLGAVYAAQFPDKVGRMALDGVDTLTAPLAEQGLASARGQQTALENFLTWCTSELTCPFGQDAREARDQVVELVDSLDENPVPTDFGYEFTGQDLAGAIGQGLYTKELWPMLQRALAQLMEDGDTRGVEALATGGMTLPAPHRADDPLVEEEDVPLDNLPAALMAVNCADDPDRPAAGRLTRDLERLRTAYEKASPVFGRYRLAQVVLCYGRPKGTDYIRERVKDLDTPRMLLVGTRGDPATPYRWTVETAERLGPSAVVLDNRGEGHTGYGSSDCVHRKIDDFLLYGSLPRSGSSCGTEGDDRI; encoded by the coding sequence ATGCTGGCCAAGCTGTCCGTGCGACCGTCGGCCCGGCACCGCGCGGTGCGCCCCTCGGTCCGGCGCTGCGCGGCCACCGGGGCGGTCGGGCTGGCCCTGCTCGGCACGGGGCTGGCGGCCACCGGCCGCGCGGACGCGGACCTCGACCGGTTCTACGACCAGAAGATCAAGTGGGCGGCGTGCGGGACGGCCTCGGAACTGCCCAGGGACCTGCAGTGCGGCAGCATCACCGTGCCCCTCGACTACGCGCGGCCCGAGAAGGGCGCCCTCGCACTGGCCCTCGCCCGCTACCGGGCGTCCGACGACCCCCGCGGTTCGGTGCTGGTGAACTTCGGCGGCCCGGGCAGCTCGGGAGTGCTCGGACTCGCCCACGGCCGCAAGGACTTCCTGGACCTGACCGACGACTACGACGTGGTCTCCTTCGACCCCCGTGGCGTCGGCCGCTCCTCCCCGGTCAGCTGCGGCGCCGACGCCACCAACGAGGCGCTGGAGGCCACGGACGGGGAGGAGATGTCCGATCCGCGCGAGACGCTCCGGCAGTTGCGCGAGGTCGCCGCCGAGTGCGCCGAGAACTCGGGGCCCGTACTCGCCCACATCGGGACCGTGAACGTCGCGCGCGACCTCGACGTGATGCGCCATGTGCTGGGCGACAGCAAGCTCAACTACCTCGGGTTCTCCTACGGAACCCGGCTCGGCGCGGTCTACGCCGCCCAGTTCCCCGACAAGGTGGGCCGCATGGCGCTGGACGGCGTGGACACGCTGACGGCACCGCTGGCCGAGCAGGGACTGGCCAGTGCCCGGGGACAGCAGACGGCGCTGGAGAACTTCCTCACCTGGTGCACCTCCGAACTCACCTGCCCGTTCGGGCAGGATGCGCGCGAGGCCCGCGACCAGGTCGTCGAACTGGTCGACTCGCTCGACGAGAACCCGGTACCGACCGACTTCGGTTACGAGTTCACCGGTCAGGACCTGGCCGGCGCCATCGGGCAGGGCCTCTACACCAAGGAGTTGTGGCCGATGCTCCAGCGGGCGCTCGCCCAGCTGATGGAGGACGGGGACACGCGCGGTGTGGAGGCCCTCGCGACCGGGGGGATGACGCTGCCCGCGCCGCACCGGGCCGACGACCCCCTCGTCGAGGAGGAGGACGTGCCCCTGGACAACCTCCCGGCGGCGCTGATGGCGGTGAACTGCGCGGACGATCCCGACCGTCCCGCCGCCGGGCGGCTCACCCGGGACCTGGAACGGCTGCGCACCGCCTACGAGAAGGCCTCGCCGGTCTTCGGCCGGTACCGGCTCGCCCAGGTCGTGCTCTGCTACGGCCGCCCCAAGGGGACCGACTACATCCGCGAGCGGGTCAAGGACCTGGACACGCCGAGGATGCTGCTGGTCGGCACACGGGGCGACCCGGCCACGCCGTACCGCTGGACCGTGGAGACGGCCGAGCGGCTCGGCCCGTCGGCCGTGGTGCTGGACAACCGGGGCGAGGGCCACACCGGCTACGGGTCGTCCGACTGCGTCCACCGCAAGATCGACGACTTCCTGCTCTACGGCTCGCTGCCGCGCAGCGGCAGTTCCTGCGGCACCGAGGGCGACGACCGCATCTGA
- a CDS encoding alpha/beta hydrolase: MRTDVTFTSAGITLAGHLYTPDTAADSPLAAVVVAHPGAGVKEQTAGAYAQRLADAGFVALTYDAAYQGESGGTPRGTEDPAQRVEDIKNAVSYLTNRPEIDSDRIGALGICASGGYVIPAAVTDHRIRAVATVSAVDLGLYFRVGPDGTQDPAALQALLDAAAAARTTEAAGEPLPTMSVRPTEEEARAGGRYSYEAWEYYSTDRGRHPRQADEFTFSSVDKIVNFDAFHLIGLLAPRPLLMVAGNEAATAWMSEEAVKKANEPKRLHWIEGASHVDLYDRYVPQVTTELLPFFTQNLAAQTAHATV; encoded by the coding sequence ATGCGAACCGATGTGACCTTCACCAGCGCCGGGATCACCCTCGCCGGCCACCTGTACACCCCCGACACCGCTGCCGACAGCCCGCTCGCCGCCGTGGTCGTCGCTCACCCCGGCGCCGGCGTCAAGGAGCAGACCGCCGGCGCCTACGCCCAGCGACTTGCCGACGCCGGATTCGTCGCGCTCACCTACGACGCCGCCTACCAGGGCGAGAGCGGCGGCACTCCCCGAGGCACCGAGGACCCCGCCCAGCGTGTCGAGGACATCAAAAACGCCGTCTCCTACCTCACCAACCGCCCGGAGATCGACTCCGACCGGATCGGCGCCCTGGGCATCTGTGCCTCCGGCGGCTACGTCATTCCCGCCGCGGTCACCGACCACCGCATCCGCGCGGTCGCGACGGTCAGCGCCGTCGACCTCGGACTGTACTTCCGGGTCGGCCCCGACGGCACCCAGGACCCCGCCGCCCTCCAGGCGCTGCTCGACGCGGCGGCCGCGGCACGCACCACCGAGGCGGCCGGCGAGCCGCTCCCGACGATGTCCGTGCGCCCAACTGAGGAAGAGGCACGCGCCGGCGGCCGCTATTCCTACGAAGCCTGGGAGTACTACAGCACCGACCGCGGCCGGCACCCTCGCCAGGCCGACGAGTTCACCTTCTCCAGCGTCGACAAGATCGTGAACTTCGACGCCTTCCACCTCATCGGTCTGCTCGCCCCGCGTCCGCTTCTGATGGTCGCCGGCAACGAAGCGGCCACCGCCTGGATGTCCGAGGAAGCGGTCAAGAAGGCGAACGAGCCCAAGCGGCTGCACTGGATCGAAGGAGCCAGTCACGTCGACCTCTACGACCGCTACGTACCTCAGGTCACCACCGAACTCCTCCCGTTCTTCACCCAGAACCTCGCGGCGCAGACCGCGCACGCGACGGTCTGA